A region of Schistocerca serialis cubense isolate TAMUIC-IGC-003099 unplaced genomic scaffold, iqSchSeri2.2 HiC_scaffold_1444, whole genome shotgun sequence DNA encodes the following proteins:
- the LOC126443295 gene encoding uncharacterized protein LOC126443295 gives MFQESLQKALQKLSSDPDTSEFASYFKTHYEGNVECWAYCHRMYAGLNTNMHVESMHRTLKEIHGNARQIKRLDKGISTLMSLVTAKMFDWLIANVKGKVTSKVQDIRNKHKTSLLMDKILITEVDGGWEVPSTSSSEVYIVKDNRVNCECKLKCSDCNVCIHRYYCTCMDYSIRFNMCKHIHTVCRDDSVGENPLQSPEVLGTDVDATSERAAILAEVSTKYVSETPKSLLEGRQKLISEFSNIVSGMTETELQLAKKTVLSLKANVGAVRARNSNFKQTDKGHKRKLIPQRRLFSTKKKTARNISLAVPNAEERCEVVNSLLNEGLDMNQFVAVQHGYAIPIVQHSTTGLDTHNQVHVEQPHTMPWQPGVHHGASGLDMNQFVAVQHGYAIPNLQHSTTGNTLMEPLFPMYLMLL, from the exons ATGTTTCAGGAATCACTGCAAAAAGCACTGCAGAAGCTCAGTAGTGACCCTGACACATCAGAATTTGCTTCATACTTCAAGACACACTATGAGGGAAATGTGGAGTGTTGGGCCTACTGTCACAGAATGTATGCTGGGCTCAATACCAACATGCATGTGGAGAGTATGCATAGGACGTTAAAGGAAATACATGGTAATGCAAGACAGATAAAACGACTGGACAAAGGCATATCTACACTAATGTCCCTAGTTACAGCCAAGATGTTTGACTGGCTTATAGCaaatgtaaaagggaaggttacaaGCAAAGTTCAAGACATTCGTAATAAACACAAAACTAGTTTGTTAATGGACAAGATCCTCATCACTGAGGTAGATGGTGGTTGGGAAGTGCCATCCACATCATCTTCAGAGGTCTACATTGTTAAAGATAACAGAGTCAACTgtgagtgcaaattaaaatgtagtgATTGCAATGTGTGCATACATAGGTATTACTGTACATGTATGGATTACAGTATTAGATTCAATATGTGTAAGCACATTCACACTGTTTGCCGAGATGACAGTGTCGGTGAAAATCCCCTGCAAAGTCCAGAGGTGCTGGGTACTGATGTTGATGCCACCAGTGAGAGAGCAGCAATATTAGCTGAAGTAAGCACAAAATATGTTTCAGAAACACCAAAAtctttgttagaagggagacagaagCTTATTTCAGAGTTTTCCAATATTGTCAGTGGAATGACTGAGACTGAACTTCAGTTGGCCAAAAAAACTGTGCTATCCTTAAAGGCAAATGTAGGAGCTGTTCGAGCCCGAAACAGTAATTTCAAACAAACAGATAAGGGCCATAAAAGAAAGCTAATACCACAGAGGAGGCTGTTTTCTACCAAGAAGAAAACAGCACGTAATATTTCTCTGGCTGTTCCAAATGCTGAAGAAAGATGTGAAGTAGTAAATTCACTTCTGAATGAGG GGCTGGACATGAACCAgtttgttgctgtgcagcatgGTTATGCCATACCAATTGTGCAGCACAGCACAACAG GGCTTGACACCCACAATCAGGTCCATGTTGAACAACCACACACTATGCCATGGCAGCCTGGTGTTCATCATGGTGCATCAG gGCTGGACATGAACCAGTTTGTTGCTGTGCAGCACGGTTATGCCATACCAAATTTGCAACACAGCACAACAGGTAACACATTAATGGAGCCATTATTCCCAATGTATCTCATGCTGCTCTAA